From the genome of Malus domestica chromosome 04, GDT2T_hap1, one region includes:
- the LOC103433615 gene encoding PHD finger-like domain-containing protein 5A codes for MAKHHPDLIMCRKQPGIAIGRLCEKCDGKCVICDSYVRPCTLVRVCDECNYGSFQGRCVICGGVGISDAYYCKECTQQEKDRDGCPKIVNLGSAKTDLFYERKKYGFKKR; via the coding sequence ATGGCGAAGCATCATCCTGACCTGATTATGTGCCGGAAGCAACCTGGAATAGCTATTGGAAGGTTGTGTGAGAAGTGCGACGGTAAGTGTGTAATTTGTGACTCTTATGTGCGTCCTTGCACGCTTGTTCGGGTTTGCGATGAGTGCAACTATGGATCTTTCCAGGGAAGGTGTGTTATCTGTGGAGGGGTTGGAATTTCTGATGCTTATTACTGCAAAGAGTGTACTCAGCAGGAGAAAGATAGAGATGGCTGTCCGAAAATTGTGAATCTGGGAAGTGCCAAAACAGATCTGTTCTACGAACGGAAAAAGTATGGTTTCAAGAAAAGATGA